Proteins encoded by one window of Erwinia pyrifoliae DSM 12163:
- the pyrB gene encoding aspartate carbamoyltransferase, translated as MANPLYRKHIISINDLNRTELERVLHTAASLKANPQPELLKHNVIASCFFEASTRTRLSFETAMHRLGASVVGFADGGNTSLGKKGETLADTISVISTYVDAIVMRHPQEGAARLATEFSGGVPVLNAGDGANQHPTQTLLDLFTIQETQGRLNNLQVAMVGDLKYGRTVHSLAQALAKFDDNRFWFIAPDALAMPTYITDMLDEKGITWSRHDSIEEVVPQVDILYMTRVQKERLDPSEYANVKAQFVLRAADLNGARDNMKVLHPLPRVDEIDNDVDSTPHAWYFQQAGNGIYARQALLALVLNSDPAL; from the coding sequence ATGGCTAATCCGCTATATCGCAAGCATATTATTTCCATTAACGATCTCAACCGTACCGAGCTGGAACGGGTGCTGCACACCGCTGCCAGCCTGAAAGCGAACCCGCAGCCGGAATTGTTGAAACATAATGTGATTGCCAGCTGCTTCTTTGAAGCCTCAACCCGGACTCGCCTGTCGTTTGAAACCGCCATGCACCGCCTTGGGGCTTCGGTGGTGGGCTTTGCCGACGGCGGCAATACCTCTCTGGGTAAGAAAGGTGAAACCCTTGCCGATACTATTTCGGTGATTAGCACCTATGTGGATGCCATCGTGATGCGCCATCCGCAAGAAGGGGCCGCCCGACTGGCGACCGAATTTTCCGGCGGCGTGCCGGTGCTGAATGCGGGAGACGGAGCCAACCAGCATCCGACCCAGACGCTGCTCGACCTGTTCACCATCCAGGAAACCCAGGGGCGTTTGAACAATTTGCAGGTAGCGATGGTTGGCGACCTGAAATATGGCCGTACCGTGCACTCGCTGGCGCAGGCGCTGGCGAAATTTGACGACAACCGCTTCTGGTTTATCGCCCCGGACGCGTTGGCAATGCCGACTTATATCACCGATATGCTGGACGAAAAAGGCATTACCTGGTCGCGCCACGACAGCATTGAGGAGGTGGTACCACAGGTGGATATTCTGTATATGACCCGCGTGCAGAAAGAGCGGCTGGACCCATCGGAATATGCCAATGTAAAAGCGCAGTTTGTGCTGCGCGCTGCCGATTTGAACGGTGCGCGTGACAATATGAAGGTACTGCATCCGCTACCGCGTGTTGATGAAATCGACAACGACGTCGACAGCACGCCGCACGCCTGGTATTTCCAGCAGGCAGGCAACGGCATTTACGCACGCCAGGCGCTGCTGGCGCTGGTACTCAACAGTGACCCGGCTCTGTAA
- the argF gene encoding ornithine carbamoyltransferase has product MSQLYQRHFLRLLDFSPSEINGLLALASRLKFAKKKGEEIQYLTGKNIALIFEKDSTRTRCSFEVAAFDQGANVTWLGPSGSQIGHKESIKDTARVLGRIYHAIQYRGHGQQLVESLAEHAGVPVWNGLTNEFHPTQLLADLLTMQEHLPEKAFNQMTLTYVGDTQNNMGNTLLEAAALVGLDLRLVAPKSCWPDAALVAECRDVAQQNGGKITLTDDIATGVQGADFIYTDVWVSMGEPKEVWHERIALLRPYQVNMALLQATGNPQVKFLHCLPAFHDDQTLLGQQMAQQYDLHGGMEVTDDVFESAHSVVFDQAENRLHTIKAVMVATLSKQG; this is encoded by the coding sequence ATGAGTCAGTTATATCAACGTCATTTTCTCAGGCTGCTCGATTTCAGTCCCTCCGAAATCAACGGCTTACTGGCGCTGGCATCTCGCCTGAAGTTCGCTAAGAAAAAGGGCGAAGAGATTCAGTATCTGACAGGCAAAAACATTGCGCTCATCTTCGAAAAAGACTCGACCCGTACCCGATGCTCTTTCGAAGTTGCCGCATTCGACCAGGGTGCTAACGTCACCTGGCTTGGCCCAAGCGGCAGTCAGATCGGCCATAAAGAGTCGATAAAAGACACCGCGCGCGTGCTTGGTCGCATTTATCACGCCATTCAGTATCGCGGACATGGCCAGCAGCTGGTTGAATCGCTGGCTGAACACGCTGGCGTGCCGGTGTGGAACGGGCTGACCAATGAGTTCCACCCTACCCAGCTGCTGGCCGACCTGCTGACGATGCAGGAGCATCTGCCGGAGAAAGCCTTTAACCAGATGACGCTGACCTATGTGGGCGATACGCAAAACAATATGGGTAACACCCTGCTGGAAGCGGCGGCGCTGGTCGGTCTGGATCTGCGTCTGGTGGCACCCAAAAGCTGCTGGCCGGATGCTGCGCTGGTGGCCGAATGCCGCGACGTGGCGCAGCAGAACGGCGGGAAAATCACCCTGACGGATGACATTGCCACCGGGGTACAAGGGGCTGATTTTATTTATACCGACGTCTGGGTTTCGATGGGCGAACCGAAAGAAGTGTGGCACGAACGCATTGCCCTGCTGCGCCCGTATCAGGTGAATATGGCGCTGTTGCAAGCAACGGGAAACCCACAGGTGAAGTTCCTGCACTGCCTGCCCGCCTTCCACGACGATCAGACCCTGCTCGGCCAGCAGATGGCGCAGCAGTACGATCTGCACGGCGGCATGGAAGTAACCGATGACGTGTTTGAATCCGCGCACAGCGTGGTGTTCGATCAGGCGGAAAACCGTTTGCATACCATTAAGGCGGTGATGGTCGCCACGCTGTCGAAGCAGGGGTAA